The following proteins are co-located in the Hydractinia symbiolongicarpus strain clone_291-10 chromosome 7, HSymV2.1, whole genome shotgun sequence genome:
- the LOC130649114 gene encoding hydroxyacylglutathione hydrolase, mitochondrial-like codes for MPPMWRQACPNIPSFPNPRAAILNFVKGVWGRGNTTLSTAIYSTDMKVKLLPALQDNYMYMIIDEETKEAAIIDPVEPEKCVSAVREENVKLTHILTTHHHWDHAGGNEELCKLIKNLTVCGGDDRIGALNKKVEDGDKLKIGNLNVTCIFTPCHTMGHICYLVESGSSVPALFTGDTLFVGGCGRFFEGTPQQMHEALIEKLRKLPESTNVYCGHEYTVKNLQFALHVEPDNKNIQDKLEWAKNRRDRNLPTIPSTIGEEKLYNPFLRTDQPVVQQHVQMTDPIDVMGAIRKDKDNFKPK; via the exons ATGCCGCCTATGTGGAGACAAGCTTGTCCAAATATCCCAAGTTTTCCAAATCCCAGGGCTGCTAtcctaaattttgttaaaggtGTTTGGG GACGTGGAAACACTACACTTAGTACAGCCATTTATTCAACCGATATGAAGGTTAAATTACTTCCAGCATTGCAAgacaactacatgtacatgatTATAGATGAGGAAACAAAAGAAGCCGCCATAATAGATCCTGTGGAGCCTGAGAAATGTGTATCTGCTGTGCGAGAGGAAAACGTTAAATTGACACATATTTTAACAACCCATCACCACTG GGATCATGCTGGTGGCAATGAGGAGTTGTGCAAGCTAATTAAAAATCTGACAGTTTGTGGAGGAGATGATAGAATAGGTGCTTTGAATAAAAAGGTTGAGGATGGTGACAAGCTGAAG attgGAAATTTAAATGTCACTTGCATCTTTACACCATGTCATACAATGGGTCATATCTGTTATCTAGTTGAAAGTGGAAGTAGTGTCCCAGCCCTTTTTACAG GGGATACACTTTTTGTGGGAGGATGCGGTCGATTTTTTGAAGGAACTCCACAACAGATGCATGAAGCTTTGATTGAAAAATTGAGAAAACTTCCAGAAAGTACA aatGTGTACTGTGGACACGAATATACGGTGAAAAATTTACAGTTTGCATTGCATGTCGAACCTGACAATAAAAACATCCAGGACAAACTTGAGTGGGCCAAG AATCGTCGTGATCGAAACTTGCCGACAATTCCGTCGACAATCGGCGAAGAGAAATTGTACAACCCCTTCTTGCGAACAga cCAACCAGTGGTTCAACAACATGTGCAAATGACAGATCCGATCGATGTAATGGGAGCCATACGAAAGGATAAAGATAACTTTAAACCAAAATAG
- the LOC130649109 gene encoding neurexin-3-like isoform X2, translated as MKSYKLTVIIHCDISCNFSHNKYTMYQLQILFLLYMFNTCLTYTFVNRAASYIQYEHWDASDTGVVKFKFKTYNHYGLLLYSDNSKSSNSVESFIVVKLNSGKLSLTVQMGAEDYKSKKSGQIGKNLHDLKWHHVEIHRTGRETKLVLDKDDEVMLINDGEHDKLELNSGVFFGGISKQMAADVVDKRVRALPRFIGCIEDIRFKSGSADAFGKNKIEASDGVQNGCLDACKNKVCPNQGKCVNRFTTAKCNCIGTGYHGKNCTQESDSLHFKGKEYVSISVAGPLTSTFQNDIKLRFKTTHPDGVIFAAKSGKDHFMIELHSTTIRLSMNLGGGVYTMKVNNIDFSDGDWHLIEFLRKGRQLDLIVDRKYTTKANTPGAFRKFDLRDVLYMGGHPKVETLNTVNSKSLKNFNGCLQHVFYNGLDIVYKATRTKSNRFKLFGKVKIGCPVKKLKNKNTRGNPDPAVSISGPIDPNNNPKNTNIPVVANSEKMSRDNSTLSKKTVIWIAVGLIVGFIVLIVTLAIIVHNVRNRYSGVFLSSNYKESNGFSRKKRISETVIYTPRNGHPKIEPHIL; from the exons ATGAAAAGTTATAAGTTGACTGTCATTATTCACTGtgatatttcttgtaatttTAGTCATAACAAATACACAATGTACCAGCTTcagattctttttttgttgtatatGTTCAACACTTGTTTAACTTACACGTTTGTAAACCGTGCTGCGTCTTACATACAGTACGAGCACTGGGACGCCTCTGACACTGGTGTGGTAAAGTTTAAATTCAAAACATATAATCATTACGGACTACTGCTGTACAGTGACAACAGCAAGTCGTCGAACTCTGTAGAAAGCTTCATTGTTGTCAAGTTAAATAGTGGAAAATTATCTCTTACCGTCCAGATGGGCGCGGAAGATTATAAATCAAAGAAGTCGGGCCAAATTGGAAAAAATCTGCATGATTTAAAATGGCACCATGTTGAGATTCACAGAACGGGAAGAGAAACAAAGTTGGTTTTAGATAAGGATGACGAGGTCATGTTGATTAATGATGGAGAACATGATAAATTGGAACTTAATTCAGGCGTATTTTTTGGCGGCATTTCAAAACAAATGGCGGCGGATGTGGTGGACAAAAGAGTGAGGGCGTTGCCAAG GTTTATTGGTTGTATAGAAGACATTAGATTTAAATCTGGTTCAGCAGATGCGtttggtaaaaataaaattgaggcATCAGATGGCGTACAGAATGGTTGTCTAGACGCTTGCAAAAACAAAGTATGCCCGAATCAAGGAAAATGTGTAAACCGGTTTACAACAGCAAAGTGCAATTGCATCGGAACTGGCTATCACGGAAAAAACTGTACCCAAG aGTCAGACTCGCTGCACTTCAAGGGGAAAGAATATGTCAGCATAAGTGTGGCTGGACCGTTAACCTCAACATTTCAAAACGATATTAAGCTACGTTTTAAAACCACGCACCCTGACGGCGTCATATTTGCAGCAAAGAGTGGGAAAGATCATTTCATGATTGAACTTCATTCCACAACAATCAGATTGAGCATGAATTTAGGAGGAG GAGTCTACACTATGAAGGTGAATAATATTGACTTCAGTGATGGAGATTGGCATTTGATTGAGTTTCTTCGTAAAGGGAGGCAGTTGGATTTAATCGTTGATAGGAA ATACACAACAAAAGCGAACACACCCGGTGCTTTTCGAAAGTTTGATCTGCGTGATGTTTTGTACATGGGTGGTCATCcaaaagttgaaactttaaaTACCGTCAACTCGAAAAGCCTAAAGAATTTTAACGGGTGTCTACAACATGTTTTTTACAATGGT CTCGACATAGTGTATAAAGCCACTCGAACAAAAAGTAATCGATTTAAATTATTCGGTAAAGTGAAGATTGGATGCCCAGTGAagaaacttaaaaacaaaaatactcgCGGAAATCCAG ATCCGGCTGTCAGTATCAGTGGTCCGATTGATCCCAATAACAATCCGAAAAATACAAATATACCAGTCGTTGCAAAT TCTGAAAAAATGTCTAGAGATAATTCGACATTGAGTAAAAAGACGGTCATCTGGATAGCTGTCGGGTTGATTGTTGGATTTATTGTGCTAATAGTGACACTTGCTATAATTGTCCACAATGTTCGGAATAGATACAGTGGCGTATTCTTGTCTTCGAATTATAAAGAAAGCAACGGTTTTTCTCGCAAAAAGCGGATATCAGAGACCGTAATCTACACGCCACGTAATGGACACCCTAAAATAGAACCACATATACTGTGA
- the LOC130649109 gene encoding neurexin-3-like isoform X1: MKSYKLTVIIHCDISCNFSHNKYTMYQLQILFLLYMFNTCLTYTFVNRAASYIQYEHWDASDTGVVKFKFKTYNHYGLLLYSDNSKSSNSVESFIVVKLNSGKLSLTVQMGAEDYKSKKSGQIGKNLHDLKWHHVEIHRTGRETKLVLDKDDEVMLINDGEHDKLELNSGVFFGGISKQMAADVVDKRVRALPSRFIGCIEDIRFKSGSADAFGKNKIEASDGVQNGCLDACKNKVCPNQGKCVNRFTTAKCNCIGTGYHGKNCTQESDSLHFKGKEYVSISVAGPLTSTFQNDIKLRFKTTHPDGVIFAAKSGKDHFMIELHSTTIRLSMNLGGGVYTMKVNNIDFSDGDWHLIEFLRKGRQLDLIVDRKYTTKANTPGAFRKFDLRDVLYMGGHPKVETLNTVNSKSLKNFNGCLQHVFYNGLDIVYKATRTKSNRFKLFGKVKIGCPVKKLKNKNTRGNPDPAVSISGPIDPNNNPKNTNIPVVANSEKMSRDNSTLSKKTVIWIAVGLIVGFIVLIVTLAIIVHNVRNRYSGVFLSSNYKESNGFSRKKRISETVIYTPRNGHPKIEPHIL, from the exons ATGAAAAGTTATAAGTTGACTGTCATTATTCACTGtgatatttcttgtaatttTAGTCATAACAAATACACAATGTACCAGCTTcagattctttttttgttgtatatGTTCAACACTTGTTTAACTTACACGTTTGTAAACCGTGCTGCGTCTTACATACAGTACGAGCACTGGGACGCCTCTGACACTGGTGTGGTAAAGTTTAAATTCAAAACATATAATCATTACGGACTACTGCTGTACAGTGACAACAGCAAGTCGTCGAACTCTGTAGAAAGCTTCATTGTTGTCAAGTTAAATAGTGGAAAATTATCTCTTACCGTCCAGATGGGCGCGGAAGATTATAAATCAAAGAAGTCGGGCCAAATTGGAAAAAATCTGCATGATTTAAAATGGCACCATGTTGAGATTCACAGAACGGGAAGAGAAACAAAGTTGGTTTTAGATAAGGATGACGAGGTCATGTTGATTAATGATGGAGAACATGATAAATTGGAACTTAATTCAGGCGTATTTTTTGGCGGCATTTCAAAACAAATGGCGGCGGATGTGGTGGACAAAAGAGTGAGGGCGTTGCCAAG CAGGTTTATTGGTTGTATAGAAGACATTAGATTTAAATCTGGTTCAGCAGATGCGtttggtaaaaataaaattgaggcATCAGATGGCGTACAGAATGGTTGTCTAGACGCTTGCAAAAACAAAGTATGCCCGAATCAAGGAAAATGTGTAAACCGGTTTACAACAGCAAAGTGCAATTGCATCGGAACTGGCTATCACGGAAAAAACTGTACCCAAG aGTCAGACTCGCTGCACTTCAAGGGGAAAGAATATGTCAGCATAAGTGTGGCTGGACCGTTAACCTCAACATTTCAAAACGATATTAAGCTACGTTTTAAAACCACGCACCCTGACGGCGTCATATTTGCAGCAAAGAGTGGGAAAGATCATTTCATGATTGAACTTCATTCCACAACAATCAGATTGAGCATGAATTTAGGAGGAG GAGTCTACACTATGAAGGTGAATAATATTGACTTCAGTGATGGAGATTGGCATTTGATTGAGTTTCTTCGTAAAGGGAGGCAGTTGGATTTAATCGTTGATAGGAA ATACACAACAAAAGCGAACACACCCGGTGCTTTTCGAAAGTTTGATCTGCGTGATGTTTTGTACATGGGTGGTCATCcaaaagttgaaactttaaaTACCGTCAACTCGAAAAGCCTAAAGAATTTTAACGGGTGTCTACAACATGTTTTTTACAATGGT CTCGACATAGTGTATAAAGCCACTCGAACAAAAAGTAATCGATTTAAATTATTCGGTAAAGTGAAGATTGGATGCCCAGTGAagaaacttaaaaacaaaaatactcgCGGAAATCCAG ATCCGGCTGTCAGTATCAGTGGTCCGATTGATCCCAATAACAATCCGAAAAATACAAATATACCAGTCGTTGCAAAT TCTGAAAAAATGTCTAGAGATAATTCGACATTGAGTAAAAAGACGGTCATCTGGATAGCTGTCGGGTTGATTGTTGGATTTATTGTGCTAATAGTGACACTTGCTATAATTGTCCACAATGTTCGGAATAGATACAGTGGCGTATTCTTGTCTTCGAATTATAAAGAAAGCAACGGTTTTTCTCGCAAAAAGCGGATATCAGAGACCGTAATCTACACGCCACGTAATGGACACCCTAAAATAGAACCACATATACTGTGA